Proteins from one Nitrobacteraceae bacterium AZCC 2146 genomic window:
- a CDS encoding choline dehydrogenase-like flavoprotein (product_source=COG2303; cog=COG2303; pfam=PF00732; superfamily=51905), protein MDLAEPQRVSEPDRYPEKKRLYEQGRVMGGGSSVNVQSANRGLPRDYDCWAKLGASGWGWDDVLPYFKKVESDQDFDGPLHGRDGPLPIRRIFREQWPAFARQISSQLSSRGFADLDDQNGEFGDGMLPPTISNINGRRVSAAMAYPTLAVRRRPNLTIMSRTRADRLLFDGPRATGVRTEAGGAHRDVHGQHIIVTAGALRSPALLMRAGIGSADALRKLNIEVIADRRGVGQNQRDHPPITTAAYLPRQLRLDPELRRPNHAVLRISSGDKAPPSICTSSPPTAPRGTVSASGLGCSCCGATSLPPSVA, encoded by the coding sequence ATGGATCTGGCCGAACCTCAACGTGTTTCCGAACCGGACCGGTACCCAGAAAAGAAGCGGCTTTACGAGCAGGGCCGCGTCATGGGCGGTGGCTCCAGCGTCAATGTGCAGTCCGCCAATCGCGGCTTGCCGCGCGATTACGACTGCTGGGCTAAGCTGGGTGCCTCCGGCTGGGGTTGGGACGATGTGCTGCCGTACTTCAAGAAGGTCGAGAGTGACCAGGATTTCGACGGGCCGCTGCACGGCCGCGACGGCCCGTTGCCGATCCGGCGAATCTTCCGTGAGCAATGGCCGGCCTTTGCGCGGCAAATCTCGTCGCAGCTCAGTAGCCGCGGCTTTGCTGATCTCGACGATCAGAACGGCGAATTCGGCGACGGCATGCTGCCGCCGACAATTTCCAACATCAACGGCCGGCGGGTGTCCGCGGCTATGGCCTATCCGACGCTAGCGGTGCGCCGCCGTCCGAATCTTACCATCATGAGCCGGACGCGCGCAGATCGCCTGCTGTTCGATGGCCCCCGCGCCACAGGCGTGCGAACCGAGGCGGGTGGCGCGCACCGCGATGTCCACGGACAGCACATCATCGTCACCGCAGGGGCGCTGCGCTCGCCCGCGCTTCTGATGCGCGCCGGCATCGGATCGGCCGATGCCCTGCGAAAGCTGAATATCGAGGTGATCGCCGACCGGCGCGGCGTCGGCCAGAATCAGCGCGATCATCCCCCGATCACCACCGCCGCTTACCTGCCCCGCCAGCTGCGGCTCGATCCTGAGCTGCGGCGTCCCAACCATGCGGTGCTTCGCATCTCGTCGGGAGACAAAGCGCCGCCGTCCATCTGTACTTCGTCGCCTCCAACCGCGCCTCGTGGCACAGTATCGGCCAGCGGCTTGGGCTGTTCCTGCTGTGGTGCAACCAGCCTACCTCCATCGGTAGCGTGA
- a CDS encoding 4-oxalocrotonate tautomerase (product_source=KO:K01821; cath_funfam=3.30.429.10; cog=COG1942; ko=KO:K01821; pfam=PF01361; superfamily=55331; tigrfam=TIGR00013) translates to MPFVIVEMWEGRTVEQKRGLVKAITQAMVDHADCKPDHLHVVIHDVPKDSWGRDGVLGIDKEGH, encoded by the coding sequence ATGCCATTCGTTATCGTTGAAATGTGGGAAGGCCGCACCGTCGAGCAGAAGCGCGGTCTCGTCAAAGCCATTACCCAGGCGATGGTCGATCACGCCGACTGCAAGCCAGATCATCTCCATGTCGTGATTCACGACGTCCCAAAAGACAGCTGGGGCCGCGACGGCGTGCTGGGCATCGACAAGGAGGGCCATTGA
- a CDS encoding catechol 2,3-dioxygenase-like lactoylglutathione lyase family enzyme (product_source=COG0346; cath_funfam=3.10.180.10; cog=COG0346; pfam=PF00903; superfamily=54593) gives MTEAAQSSARVTEYGHILMMVQDMEVSKQFYVSQLGFVVRPAKPLADGRPFTAFHQGFAIIQGRTLGHRQIDHIAFEVDDIRAMRERLKTSGVSFFNDLHDGPYGLTIYIADPDGLKVELYQVGLSA, from the coding sequence ATGACCGAAGCCGCACAGTCATCGGCCCGGGTGACCGAGTACGGCCATATCCTGATGATGGTGCAGGACATGGAGGTCTCGAAGCAATTCTATGTCAGCCAGCTCGGCTTCGTGGTGCGACCTGCCAAGCCGCTCGCCGACGGACGGCCGTTCACGGCCTTCCATCAGGGCTTCGCGATCATCCAGGGTCGCACGCTCGGTCACAGGCAGATCGATCACATTGCCTTCGAGGTCGACGACATCCGCGCGATGCGCGAACGCCTGAAAACCTCCGGCGTGTCGTTCTTCAACGACCTGCACGATGGGCCTTATGGTCTGACGATCTATATTGCAGACCCTGACGGCCTCAAGGTCGAACTATATCAAGTCGGCTTGAGCGCTTGA
- a CDS encoding dipicolinate synthase subunit A (product_source=KO:K06410; cath_funfam=3.40.50.720; ko=KO:K06410; pfam=PF02826,PF16924; superfamily=51735; tigrfam=TIGR02853) — MNWQDLNISIVAGDRREQEIARCAVAAGANVRAFGIPWPEGGIDGVQSCASMAEAFDGVDIALCPIPGIAPDGALFAPSHSERLIPGHSDLARMRGPGHIILGWADPKLKAHCDALQITLHEYEWDKDLMLLRGQAIVEGALKIIIENTDITIHRANIVQVGQGAIGALLTHTLIALGGRVHVAARNAVQRAGAYAAGAETHELEALTELLPKADIVVTTVPARLLERELLSLVPKHAFLIDLSAPPGCIDRDAAAELGLKAIWGRGLGSRAPVTVGRSQWSGVRKRIETILASR; from the coding sequence ATGAACTGGCAAGACTTGAATATCTCGATCGTCGCTGGCGATCGTCGCGAACAGGAAATCGCACGCTGCGCCGTGGCAGCCGGCGCCAATGTCCGCGCCTTCGGCATTCCGTGGCCGGAGGGAGGCATCGATGGCGTCCAAAGCTGCGCGTCGATGGCCGAGGCATTCGACGGGGTTGACATCGCGCTGTGCCCGATTCCCGGGATTGCGCCCGATGGCGCGCTGTTCGCGCCGTCGCATTCCGAGCGGCTGATTCCCGGTCACAGCGATCTGGCGCGGATGCGTGGACCCGGCCACATCATTCTCGGCTGGGCCGATCCCAAGCTGAAGGCGCATTGCGACGCGCTGCAGATCACCCTTCATGAATACGAGTGGGACAAGGATCTGATGCTGTTGCGCGGCCAGGCGATTGTCGAAGGCGCCCTGAAGATCATCATCGAGAACACCGATATCACGATCCATAGGGCCAACATCGTCCAGGTCGGTCAGGGCGCAATCGGCGCGCTGCTGACCCACACGCTGATTGCGCTCGGCGGGCGCGTTCATGTCGCCGCCCGCAATGCGGTGCAGCGCGCCGGCGCCTATGCGGCCGGTGCCGAAACCCACGAACTCGAGGCGTTGACGGAACTGCTGCCGAAAGCCGACATCGTCGTCACCACGGTTCCAGCGCGCCTGCTCGAACGCGAGTTGCTCAGCCTGGTTCCGAAACACGCCTTCCTGATTGACCTCTCTGCGCCGCCCGGCTGCATCGACCGCGACGCGGCGGCCGAGCTCGGCCTCAAGGCCATCTGGGGCCGCGGCCTTGGCAGCCGCGCGCCGGTCACCGTCGGACGCAGCCAGTGGAGCGGCGTCCGCAAGCGTATCGAAACCATTCTCGCCAGCCGCTGA
- a CDS encoding choline dehydrogenase-like flavoprotein (product_source=COG2303; cog=COG2303; superfamily=51905), producing the protein MADAFTLIASVVLQSGVCGHVDDLFPAAFSERTRAFNRTGRKNAILTSLGSTLLDGPQWLRHWFIRNFITDGVTMRDLLADRSTLEAYLHAQTFGIWHVSGTCKMGGRDDASVMPDLPTAKTNLPTLMIAEKIADGLLRGRN; encoded by the coding sequence ATGGCCGATGCGTTCACGCTGATCGCCAGCGTCGTGCTGCAGTCCGGCGTCTGCGGCCATGTCGACGATCTTTTCCCGGCGGCCTTCTCGGAGCGGACCCGAGCCTTCAACCGGACCGGACGCAAAAATGCGATCCTGACCAGCCTCGGCTCGACGCTGCTCGACGGGCCACAATGGCTTCGCCACTGGTTCATCCGGAATTTCATCACCGACGGCGTGACGATGCGTGACCTGCTGGCCGATCGATCGACGCTGGAAGCCTATCTGCATGCACAGACGTTCGGTATCTGGCACGTCTCGGGCACCTGCAAGATGGGCGGCCGCGACGACGCCTCGGTGATGCCCGACCTGCCGACCGCCAAGACCAATCTGCCAACCCTGATGATCGCCGAAAAAATCGCCGACGGGCTTCTCCGCGGCCGCAACTAG